ATGGTGGCTTCATCATCCTTGCCGCGGCTGCGCAGGCGGTGTTCCAGTACTTCGACCGAGGGCGGCAGGATAAAGACGCCGATGGCCTCGGGGAAGGTCTTGCGCACCTGTTCGGCACCCTGCCAGTCGATTTCCAGCAGGATGTCGCGTCCGGTGGACAACTGCTCGCGGATCCAGGTTTCGCTGGTGCCGTAGTAGTTGCCGTACACGTCGGCATGCTCGAGGAACTCGCCGCGGCCGATCATGGCCTCAAACGTGGCACGGTCGATGAAATGGTAATGCCGGCCGTGCACCTCACCCTCGCGCGGCGGGCGCGTGGTGTAGGACACGGAAAGCTGCACCTGGCGGTCAGCCGCCAGCAGGGCTGCCACCAGCGTGGTTTTGCCGGCCCCGGAGGGCGCAGTGACGATGAAGATGTTGCCGCCTTGCACTTGCATGGGAGGAACGCGGAGCGATGAAGATGAATATTTCAGGGTATCACGAAAACAAGCCACCCCGCATCTGCCGGTCCGGACAAGGTTCTGTTAAGGAATATCGCACCAAGGGCAGCTAAGTCCGTGTTTCTTCGCATACAATACGCGCCTTTTTACACGACTCTCCCCGCATCCCACGCAGAGGTTACGCCGTCATGGCTTTTCTGGAATCGTTCTTCAAGCTCAAGGAACACGGCACGTCCGTGAAAACCGAGGTGCTGGCAGGCTTCACCACCTTCCTCACCATGGCCTACATCATCTTCGTCAACCCGGCGATCCTGTCGCAGACCGGCATGGACTTCAACGCCGTGTTCGTCGCCACCTGCGTGGCAGCCGCCATCGGCACCATGGTGATGGGGCTGGTCGCCAACTACCCGATCGCGCTGGCGCCGGGCATGGGGCTCAACGCCTACTTCACCTTTGCCGTGGTCAAGGGCATGGGCGTGCCGTGGGAAACCGCGCTGGGCGCCGTGTTCATCTCCGGCGTGATCTTCGTCATCATCACCAGCCTCAAGATCCGCGAACAGATCGTCAACGCCATCCCGCATTCGCTCAAGCTGGCCATCTCGGCCGGCGTGGGCCTCTTCCTTGCCATCATCGGCCTCAAGGGTGCCGGCGTGATCACCGGCTCCGAAGCCACCATGGTCACGCTGGGCAATGTCGCCGCCCCGACCACCCTGCTCGCCGTCTTCGGCTTCTTCGTCATCGTGGCCCTCGAATACCGCAAGGTCACCGGCGCCATCATCATCGGCGTGCTGCTGGTCACCCTACTGTCGGTCCTGCTGGGCATGACCGAATTCAAGGGCGTGTTTGCCGCCCCGCCGTCCATCGAGCCGACCTTCATGAAGATGGACATCGCCAGCGCCATCAATGCCGGCCTGATCGGCGTCATCTTCATCTTCTTCTTCATCGACCTCTTCGACACCACCGGCACCCTGATCGGCGTATCGCACCGTGCCGGCCTGCTCGACAAGGACGGCAAGCTGCCGCGCCTGAAGCGCGCCCTGTTTGCCGATTCCACCGCCATCATGGCCGGCGGCGTACTGGGCACCTCCAGCGTCACCGCCTATGTCGAATCCGCAGCCGGCACCTCGGTCGGCGGCCGCACCGGCCTCACCGCCGTGGTGGTGGCCCTGCTGTTCCTTGCCGCCCTGTTCCTCAGCCCGCTGGCCGGCACCGTCCCGGCCTACGCCACCGCACCGGCCCTGTGCTACGTCGCCGTGCTGATGACCCGTGGCCTGGCCGAAATCGACTGGGACGACCTGACCGAATCCGCTCCGGCCGTCATCACCGCCGTCGGCATGCCCTTCACCTACTCGATCGCCGACGGCATCGCCTTCGGCTTCATCAGCTACGCCGTGATCAAGGTACTGGCCGGCCGCTTCCGCGACCTGTCGCCGATGGTGCTGGTCATCGCAGCCCTGTTTGCCGTCAAGTTCGCGTTCTTCCACTGAGTCGCGCCACTTCACGCACCCAAGCAAAACCGCCCGGCAGTGCCGGGCGGTTTTGTTTTTCCTGCAAGCCGGCGGCTCAGCTGCGGTTGCTGAAGCAGACGTCGGCCTTGAGTCCGGTCAGTTGCAGGGCAGTACGCGCCACCGGGTTGATGACCAGCGGAGCCACCAGATTCGCCTTGAGCGGCGCCAGCGCCGGGTGGGCGGCGGCCAGCACGTCCTTGTACACCATCACCAGCACCACGGCGTCCTCGGCCCGTTGCAGTTGCAGGGCTGCGGCCTGTTCGTCCGACAGCTCCAGCACGTAGCGCACTCCCAGGTTGGCCGGATCGGTCACGCTGAAAGTCAGGTCCGGCTGGTCCAGCGACTGCAGCCACCAGACGCGCGGCGCATTCGGTTCCACCCCGGCATCGTGACACAGCTGGAAGCGCCGGCAGCCCTCAAGCCCGGCCAGATCGGCCACAAACGTCAGGGCGCTGCGGTCGTCGAATTCGATGGTGCCAAGCAGGCTTGATTCAAAGTGCATGGAAACTCTCCCGGGTGGGTTGGACAGGTTCAGCATTCTGTCATGCCCGGCGACAAAACGTCAGCGCTGGCCGGCGTTTTCGTCGTGCCGGACGATCCCGTAGAATGGCTCGCCATGAACGACTGTCTGTATACCGCACTCGAAACCGCGCTGCGGGAAACCGATCCGGCAGCCAAATGCCGCCAGGTACAGGCGCTGGCCGCCGCCAGCCGCACGGGCCGGCTGCGGGTCCGTACCGATGCGCCGCCGGCCGTGCCCCTGCCGGCGCCCGGTGCCCCTTCGTCCCCGCGACTGATCGATCCGCGGGACGTGCCACGCCGGCGCACCAGCTCCCGCGAAGGCCGCATCGCCCTGCTGCACGCCATTGCCCATATCGAATTCAACGCCATCAACCTGGCGCTGGATGCCGCCTGGCGCTTCCGCCGGCTGCCGGATGCCTTCCGCGCCGACTGGATCCGGGTCGCCGAAGAAGAAGCCCGCCACTACCAGCTGGTGGTGGCACGCCTGGCCGACTACGGCTGCGCCTACGGCGACCTGGATGCCCATGCCGGCCTGTGGGAAATGGCGGTGAAAACCGCTCACGACCCGCTGGTGCGCATGGCGCTGGTGCCACGCCTGATGGAAGCCCGTGGCCTTGACGTCAATCCGGGCATCCAGCAGAAATTTGCCGCCGCCGGCGATACCGCCTCGGTGGCGGCGCTGGAAGTCATCCTCGCCGAAGAAGTCGGCCACGTCGCCATCGGCAACCACTGGTTCGGCGTCCTGTGCCGCCAGCGCGGACTGGAACCGCTCGCGACCTTTGTCGACCTTCTGGCCGAATACGCCATTCCGGCACCCCGGCCGCCGTTCAATCTGGCCGGGCGTCAGGCGGCCGGTTTCACGCCGGCCGAAATCGACTGGCTGACCCGTGGAGTGCCCGCATGAAATTCCTCAACTGGCTGTCGCGCCTGCCCAAACCGCTGATGCTGGCCCTGTTCATTGTCGCCACCGGCTGCTTCGGCCTTTCCGGTGCCGCGCTCGAACACCCGACCCTCGGTGCCAGCGCCGCCCTGCGCCTGGGCTGGACCGGCGTCATGGTGCTGGCCTTTGTCTGCCAAGCGCTGGCCCTGGTGGCCATGCTGGCCAAACGCCGCCGCCAGTCCGAATAAACCCCTGTTTGTACGCGGGTTTTCACTGCTTGACGTTTGCACGTCCGGCCCGGATACTCCGCGCCGCTTCCATCCCGCCAGGCTCCGCCACGGAGCCGGCCGACTCCAGACTTTTCCGCATGCGCACTCCCGAACTTCTGCTTCCCGCCGGCACGCTCGCCAAGATGCGCGCCGCCTACGATTTTGGCGCCGACGCCGTTTACGCCGGCCAGCCGCGCTACTCGCTGCGCGCCCGCAACAACGACTTCCGCCTCGACGAGCTGAAAACCGGCATCGACGAAGCACATGCGCGCGGCAAGCTGTTTTACGTGGCCAGCAACCTGCTGCCGCACAACAGCAAGGTAAAAACCTACATGGCCGACATGGAGCCGGTGATCGCCATGAAGCCGGACGCGCTGATCATGGCCGACCCCGGCCTGATCATGATGGTGCGCGAACGCTGGCCGGACGTGCCGGTGCACCTGTCGGTACAGGCCAATACGGTCAACTATATGGGGGTGAAGTTCTGGCAGAAACTGGGGGTGAGCCGCATCATCCTGTCGCGCGAGCTGTCGCTCGACGAAATCGCCGAAATCCGCCAGGAATGCCCGGACATCGAGCTGGAAGTATTCGTGCACGGCGCCCTGTGCATCGCCTATTCCGGCCGCTGCCTGCTGTCGGGCTACTTCAACCACCGTGATCCCAACCAGGGCACCTGCACCAACGCCTGCCGCTGGGACTACAAGGTACAGGACACCTGTACGGACGACGCCGGCGACGTGGTGCCGCAGCCGATCCGCCTTGACCTCAATGCCGCACTGGAAGACGCCAACCAGCGCTTTGCCGCCTGCGGCGGCGCCGAGCGCCACCCGCTGGCCGACCGCACCTACCTGATCGAGGAAGCCAGCCGTCCAGGAGAGCTGATGCCGGTCATGGAAGACGAGCACGGCACCTACATCATGAACTCCAAGGACCTGCGCGCCATCGAGCTGGTGGAAAAGCTGGTGCGGATCGGGGTGGATTCACTGAAGATCGAAGGGCGGACCAAGAGCCTGTACTACGTGGCCCGCACGGCGCAGGCCTACCGCCAGGCCATCGACGACGCCGTGGCCGGCCGGCCGTTTGACTGGAGCCTGCTGTCCCAGCTCGACAGCCTCGCCAACCGCGGCTACACGCCGGGCTTTCTGGAGCGGCACCAGACGCAGGATTACCAGAATTACCTGCACGGCCACTCCAAGGCCACCCAGAGCCAGTACGTCGGCGACGTCATCGGCATCCATGCCGACGGGCGCGCCGTCATCGAGGTGAAAAACCGCTTTGCCGTCGGCGACCGGCTGGAGCTGCTGCTGCCGGCCGGCAACCGTACGCTGACCCTCGCGGCCCTCGCCGATACCGAAGGCCGTCCGGTCGAAGTCGCGCCCGGCAACGGTCACCGGGTGCTGGCCGACCTGGGCGCCGGTGTCGACGGCGCGCTGATCTCCCGGCTGTTCTAGTCAGTCGTGCACGCCCAGTCCGTGGCCGTCGCAGGCCGCGGGGCGCGGCTCGGGCAGCGGCTCGTGCGCCAGCGCCTGCAGGATGCCGCAGTCGCGGGTGGCACTGGCGATCTGGCACTGGTGGCGCAGGCTGGCCAGTTGCTCGCGCAACGTGTTCAGGTCACGGATGCGCCGCTCGACATGCTCGATATGGGCGTCCAGCAGCACGTTGACCTGCGCGCAGTCGGCATCGGGCACGTCGCGCAGCTCCAGCAGTTCGCGGATCTCCTCGTGGGTCATGTCCAGCGCCCGGCAGTGGCGCACGAACACCAGCCGTTCCAGGTGCGCCGGGCCGTAGACCCGGTAATTGCCGTCGCTGCGTGACGGTGGCGGCAGCAGTCCGGCCTTTTCGTAGTAACGCACGGTTTCCGGCGTGCATTGCGCCGCCTGAGCCAGTTCGCCGATTTTCATGGTGGTCCCTCCTTTGCATCGCTTGACCCTATAGTAGCTCCAGGGTGTGCAATGCAGGCAAGGGAGAACACTCATGCACAACGACACACCGCTCAAGCTCCGCCCAGCGACCTCCGGCACCCCTTGTCAGGGAGGCTGCGCGTGCAGCAGCAGCGCCGCGCCTGTCCGGCCTGACCCTGCCCCCGCCGCCACTGACGGCCAGATCCTGTCGCGCTGGCGCATCGACGAAATGGACTGCCCGACCGAAGAAGGCCAGATCCGCCGGGCACTGGCCCGGCTGGACGGCGTCGGTTCCCTGTCCTTCAACCTGCTCAAGCGCGAACTGGCCGTCGCCCATGTCCCCGGACAGGACGCCGCCATCATCGACGCCATCCGCGCGCTCGGCATGACACCGCAGCCGCTGGATCAGCCCGCAGCCGCACCGGACACGGCCCGGCACTGGGGCTGGCTGGCACTGGCCATCGCACTGGCCCTGCTGGCCGAAGGGCTGCACTGGTTCGGCGCGCCGGACGCGCTCGGGGCTGCGGCAGCCGTGGCCGCCATTGCTGCCGCCGGCACCTCAACCTACCGCAAGGGCTGGATTGCCCTGCGCCATGCCGACCTCAACATCCACGCCCTGATGACGCTGGCGGTGACCGGTGCCTTTGCCATCGGCCAGTGGCCGGAAGCCGCCATGGTCATGACCCTGTTTGCACTGGCCGAACGGCTGGAGGCACGCTCGCTCAGCCGCGCCCGCGATGCCATCGGCCGCCTGCTGACCCTGACGCCCGCTACCGCCACGGTCGAACGCGAGGGACAGTGGTGCAGCGTGCCGGCAGACAGCGTCACCCCCGGCGAGCGCCTGCGCGTGGCGCCGGGTGAGCGGGTGGCACTGGACGCCCGCATCGAGGCCGGCCACAGCGCCCTGGACCAGTCCTCACTGACCGGCGAGAGCCTGCCGGTCGACAAGGAACCGGGCGACAGCGTGTTTGCCGGCAGCATCAACCAGAGCGGCGAACTGGTCTGCCGGGTGACTGCCGTGGCCGGAGACTCGACCCTGGCGCGGGTGATCCGCGCAGTGGAAGGCGCCCAGGCCGCGCGGGCACCGATCCAGCAAACGGTGGACCGTTTTGCCCGCATCTATACGCCGGTCGTGGTCGGACTGGCAGTGCTGCTGGCGCTGGTGCCGCCCCTCTTTGACGGCGGCTGGCTCGACTGGCTGTACCGGGCGCTGGTGCTGCTGGTGATCGCCTGCCCGTGCGCGCTGGTGATCGCCACGCCGGTGACCATGGTCAGCGCCCTGACCAACGCGGCCCGCCACGGCATTCTGGTGCGCGGCGGTGCGGTGCTCGACGCCGGACGCCGGCTGACCGTGATGGCGCTCGACAAGACCGGCACGCTGACCGCCGGCCGGCCGGTCGCCACCGACTTCGTGCCGCTGGCCGACGCAGGCGCCGGGGAGCTGCGCAGCATTGCCGTCGCCCTCGCCGCCCGCTCCGACCACCCGGTGTCGCGCGCCATCGCCGCGGCGGCCCGGCAGGACGGCCTGACGGCCACGGAAGCCGCCGGGCTGACGGCCCTGCCCGGTCGCGGCGTGCGCGGCGAAGTTGACGGACAGGCCTACTGGCTCGGCAACCCGCGCCTGCTGGCCGAACTGGGCGTCAGCGTCCCGGCTGCCCGCATCGAAGAGCTGGAAGCCGGTGGCAAGACGGTGGTGACGCTCAGCGACGGCCGCCAGGCGCTGGCCCTGTTTGCCGTAGCCGATCCGGTGCGGCCGGAAAGCCGCCAGGCGGTGGACGACCTGCACGCACTGGGCATCCGGACCGTCATGCTGACTGGCGACAACCCGCAGGCAGCGCGCAGCGTGGCCACCACCCTCGGCATTGATGACGTGCGCGCCGGCCTGCTGCCGGAAGACAAGCTCGCCGCCATCGAAGGCCTGATGCAGTCCGCTGGCGCCCATGCCGGCATGGTGGGCGACGGCATCAACGATGCGCCGGCGCTGGCGCGGGCGCAGGTGGGCTTTGCCATGGGCGCGGCCGGCAGCGATACCGCCATCGAAACCGCCGACGTGGCGCTGATGGACGACGATCCTCGCAAGCTGGCGCGCTTTGTCCGGCTGGCGCGTCAGGCCGGCCGGGTGCTGCGGCAGAACCTGGCGCTGGCGCTGGGCATCAAGCTGGCGTTCCTGGCCCTGACGGTGGCGGGGCTGGGCAGCATGTGGATGGCGGTGTTTGCCGACGTCGGCGCCAGCCTTTTGGTGATCGCCAACGGCCTGCGCCTGCTGCGCGCCTGAGTCATGACGTTTTTATGATGTTGGCAATCCCTGCCGGCAATCCGGACATGAGCGGCTAGACTGGAGCGACAGTCAACCATTCCGCCGGAGGCGGGTTTTCCGAGGAATTGCCAATGCAGGTCCGACTGCACTCACGCCGTTTTCTGGCCGGTTTCCGTCCCACACCGTGGGACGGGCTGGCTTTTGCACTGATCTTCGGCCTGCTGCTGCTGTTCGGCCACGGCGTGCGTGAAGCGTGGCAGCCGCTGGCCATCCTGCAGGCCGAACCGGTTTCGCTGGACCCGGCCAACCTGCCCGCCTACGCGCTCTACACCACGCTGCGGATGCTTGCAGCGCTGGCGGTGTCCTTCCTGTTCACCCTCGGGTACGCCACGCTGGCCGCACGCTCGGCCCGCGCCGGCAAGCTCATGATTCCGGCGCTGGACATCCTGCAATCCATCCCGGTGCTGGGCTACCTGTCGTTCACCGTGACGTTTTTCCTGGCGCTGTTTCCCGGCCGGATGATGGGTGCGGAATGCGCGGCCATTTTTGCCATTTTCACCAGCCAGGCCTGGAACATGGCCTTCAGCCTCTACCAGTCGCTGACCACGCTGCCGCGCGACCTTGTTGAAGTCGCGGCCAGCCTGCGCCTGACGGCCTGGCAGCGTTTCTGGAAGCTCGACCTGCCCTACGCCATGCCGGGCCTCGTGTGGAACATGATGATGAGCATGTCCGGCAGCTGGTTTTTCGTGGTGGCCTCCGAGGCGCTGGTGGTCGGCCAGCAACAGGTCATGCTGCCGGGCATCGGTTCGTATCTCGCCGTGGCCATCGATGCGCGCAACCTGGGCGCGGTCGGCTGGGTGGTGCTGACCATGCTGGTGGTCATCATCCTGTACGACCAGGTCTTGTTCCGGCCACTGGTCGCCTGGAGCGAAAAATTCAACCTGCAGGTTACGGCCGGCGTGACCGGGTCGGGCTCATGGCTGCTGACGCTGGGCGAGCGGGCGCGACTGATCCAGACGCTGCTGGTCCGCCCGGCCGGGCGGCTGCTGTCCCATGTGGCGCAGCTGCCACTCGGGCCCCGGCTGCGCTGGCAGGCAGAAGCGCCGGCCAGTAAGCCGGGCTGGCCGGACCGCCTGTGGCTGGCCGGACTGACCGCACTGGCACTGTGGGCGTTGTGGTCGGTCTGGCACTACCTGGCGCAGGCAGTGGATTTTCATGATGTCCTCGCCGTGTTCGGCCTCGGAGCCCTGACCCTGCTGCGGGTAGCGGTGCTGATCGTGCTGGCGTCACTGGTCTGGGTACCGGTGGGGGTGTGGATCGGCCTGCGGCCGCAGCTGGCAGGCCGGGTGCAGGCCATGGCCCAGTTTCTGGCGGCGTTTCCGGCCAACCTGCTGTTTCCGGCCTGCGTGGTACTGATCATCCATTTCCGGCTGGACCCGAATGTCTGGCTCAGTCCGCTGCTGATCTTCGGCACCCAGTGGTACATCCTTTTCAATGTCGTGGCCGGTGCACAGGCGTTTCCGGCCGAGTACCGCGAGGTGGCCAGCAACCTGCAGATCCGTGGCGGGCTGTGGTGGCGCAAGGTGATGCTGCCGGGCATTTTTCCCTATTTCCTGACCGGGGCACTGACGGCTTCGGGGGGCGCCTGGAACGCCAGCATCGTCGGCGAATACGTCAGCTGGGGCAATGACGTGCTGGTGGCCAGGGGACTGGGGTCGTACATCGCCGAGCACACCGCCAGCGGCCAGCACCCGCAGGTGCTGCTGGGCATTCTGGTCATGGCGGTCTACGTGGTCCTGTTCAACCGCCTGCTGTGGCGGCCGTTGCAGGAACTGGCCGAGCGTCGCCTGAGTCTGGCCTGAAAGGATGATGATGGAAAAGCATGGCGAACACCCGCTGATCATGGAACTGAGAGACGTCAGCCGCCGCTTTGCCCGTGCCGGCGAAGCCCGGGAAATCCTCGACGGCGTATCGCTGAACCTGCACGAAGGCGAGATTGTCGGCCTGCTGGGGCGCTCCGGCTCGGGCAAGTCGACACTGCTGCGCATGATTGCCGGGCTGATTCCGCCCAGCAGTGGCAGCGTGCTCTACCGCGGACAGCCGCTGGCCGGTCCGGCCGACGGGGTGGCCATGGTGTTCCAGAGTTTTGCCCTGTTTCCTTGGCTGACCGTGCAGGAAAACGTCGAAGCCGGGCTGGAAGCCCAGGGCGTGCCTGCAGCCGAACGGCGCGAGCGGGCGCGCGCGGCCATCGACCTGATCGGGCTGGACGGGTTTGAAAATGCCTATCCGCGCGAAATGTCGGGCGGCATGCGCCAGCGGGTCGGCTTTGCCCGGGCGCTGGTGGTGAACCCGGCCCTGTTGCTGATGGACGAGCCGTTTTCGGCACTGGACGTGCTGACGGCGGAAACCCTGCGCACCGACCTGATCGAGCTGTGGAACTCGGGCCAGCTGCCCATCCGCTCGATGCTGATCGTGACCCACAACATCGAGGAGGCGGTGTTCCTGTGCGACCGCATCCTGGTGCTGTCGTCGCATCCGGGGCGGATCGTGGCGGAAATCAGCGTGCCGCTGCCGCACCGGCGCGAGCGGCTTGACCCGGTGTTCCGGCGCATGGTGGACGACATTTACGCACTGATGACACACCCGCAGGCCCTGAGCGGTTCGCCACGGGCACCGTGGCGGCTCGACAGCCATCTGCCGGCGGTGCCGATCAGCCTGATGACCGGCCTGGTCGAGGCACTGGCCAATCCGCCGTATGCCGGTCGCGCCGACCTGCCTGACCTGGCAGCCCAGTTGCTGATGCCGACCGACCAGCTGTTTCTGGTGGCCGACGTGCTGGAGCAGCTGGGGCTGGTCCAGCTCAAGACCGGCGACATCATGCTGACAGCCCAGGGGCTGCGTTTTGCCGATGCCGATTCGCAGGCCCGCAAGGAGCTGTTTGCCATTCATCTGACCCAGCATGTTCCGCTGGCAGCCCGCATTTTGCAGGTACTGCACACCCGTCCCGGCCAGCGCGCCCCACGCGAGCGCTTCGTGCAGGAGCTGGAGGACCAGTTGAGCCAGGATGAAGCCGACACCACGCTTGATACGGTGATCGACTGGGGTCGCTACGCCGAAATCTTCTCGTACAACGATGCTTCCGGGCTGCTGAGCCTCGCCGATGTCGAGGGCGAGCACTAGCGGGACACCGTTCCCGGCATGGCTGCCGTCCCGGCGGCAATTGTTGCCGGAACAATGGATGCCACCGCAAATACGATAGGCATAATTTGTATGCAGGTTTAGAATTCCATGTGTTTTCCGGTATTTGCGGCGCTTTTCCTGATCAGGGGATGTTGGCATGGAACCTGCTAGAATGAGCCGCCACAGGTCATATCAAGCGGGGATGCGCATGCTCGACAAGATTGCTCGACACTTCAACTTTCAGGAAAAGGCGCTGGGCCTGCACGCGCGCCGCAACGAGGTCATCGCCTCGAACATCGCCAACGCCGATACGCCCAACTACAAGGCCGTCGATTTCGACTTTGCCAAGGCCATGAAATCGGCCCTGGCCGGCGACAGCCGTTCCAGCCTTGCCCTGTCCCAGACCGACAACCGCCATCTGGCAGGCAAGCAGACGCAGCAAGGCACGGACGGGGTGGAGGTGGAGTATCGCCAGGCAGTCCAGCCCTCCATCGACGGCAATACCGTCGACATGGATGTGGAGCGTTCGGCCTTCATGGACAATTCCTTGCGTTACCAGTCGACGCTGACCTTCCTCAACCGGCGCATCAGCGGCCTGTCTGACGCCATCAAGGGACAATAACCATGTCACTCAACCGTGTCCTCGACATCGCCGGCAGTGCCCTGACCGCACAGTCCAAGCGCCTGAACGTGGTCGCCAGCAACATTGCCAACGTCGACAGCGCTGTCGCCAGCAACGGCGAACCCTACAAGGCGCGCCGCATCGTCTTCACCCCGATTCCGGTCAGCCCGGCCGAACCCAAGGTGGCCAAGGTAGCTGTCACGGCCATCGTCGAAGACCAGTCGCCGCCACGCATGAACTACAACCCGGCCCACCCGCTGGCTGATGCCAACGGCTATGTCACCATGCCGAACATCAATCCGGTCGAAGAAATGACCGACATGATCTCTGCCTCGCGGGCCTACCAGACCAACGTCGAAATGATGAACACCACCAAGCAGCTCTTGCAAAAGACGCTGTCGATCGGCCAGAGCTAACCGCAGGACCTGAATCATGACCACAGCAGTCAATCCGACTTCCTCTACCGATGATCCGTTTGCCGGCATCAACGGAACCAACACCAAGACCAAATCCGAAGCAGACGAAATCCAGGACCGCTTCCTCAAGCTCCTGATCACCCAGCTGCAGACACAGGATCCGCTCAACCCGCTCGACAACTACCAGATGACGAGCCAGATGGCGCAGATTTCCAGTGTCCAGGGCATCGAAAAGCTCAACTCCAGCGTCAGCGCCCTGACCGAGGCGTATGCCGCCAGCCAGGCATTTGCTGCTGCCGGCATGATCGGCCATGTGTCGCTGATCGAAGGCAGCCACATGCTGCTGACCTATGCCGACGGCACCGAGGTCGACGCTGACGGCAACAAGATCAAGGTTCCGATCGCCCAGGGCGGCATCAGCCTGCCTGACGGCGCCGACGAAGTTACGATCAAGGTCTACAACAGCGACGGCGAACTGATGGACAGCGTCACCATGGGTGCCCAGCAGCCCGGTATCAGCCACTTCTCCTGGGACGGCAAGGGCAGCGACGGTGAGCCCCTGCCCGAAGGCATGTATTCGTTCAGCGTCGAAGCCAAAAAGGGCGGCAATACCGTCACGGCAAAACCACTGGGTTTTGCCCGCATCGACGCACTGACCTGGGAAAACGGCAGCCCGAAGCTGATCCTCTCCACCGGCCAGAAGATTTCGCCGTCCGACATCCGCGAACTGCTGTAAGCACACGGCACCCGCACACCAGACATACAGGCAACCAACATGGCATTCCAACACGGTCTTTCCGGCATCAACGCCGCCAGCAAGCAGCTCGACGCCATCGGCAACAACGTCGCCAACTCGTCCACGGTCGGTTTCAAGGGGTCGCGCGCCGAGTTTGCCGACATGTTCGCCGCCAACTTCTACGGCGTGGCCGCCACCCAGAACGGCATCGGCGTCAACACCACGCTGATCGCCCAGCAGTTCGGCCAAGGCAACATCACCACCACGGGCAACCAGCTTGATCTGGCGATTTCCGGTAACGGCTTCTTCGTCATGCAGAACGCCAACGGTATCTCCTACACCCGCAACGGCCAGTTCCAGATCGACCGCGAAGGCTTCATCAACAACAACGGCGACAAGTTGATGGGCTGGCAGGTGGACGACCGGACGACTCCGCCATCGGTCCAGAACGGCAACCTCGGCCCGCTCAAGATCGACAACAGCCTGCTGGAGCCACGCCCGTCCGACTATGGCGGCGAGTCCATGCGCTTCAACATCAACCTGGATTCGCGCAACAATCCGGTCGAATACAGCGCCCTGACCGAAGGTGCCAGCCTGACCGGCGTCACCACCCTGCCGGTACCGCCGGCTACAGCTGACTTCAATGCCTCGACCAAGGTCAAGTTACCGGATGGCCGCTATGTCATTACCGGCCCATCCGGCGCCACCCAAATGGGTCAGCTTTTTAATGCGGACGGCACTCCGGTCGGTGGAGCCACAGCCACTTTCTATGACAAGAAACTGGGCTGGCTTGATGCAGCCGGTGCCGTGCAGCAATACACGCCCAACGCAGCCAATCCGACCACTACCGCCGGCACCATCGCGGCGGTGAGCATCGCTTTCAATCCGTCCGACCCGGCCACCTACAACTCCAAAACCGCGCTGACGGCCTACGACAGCCTGGGCAACCCGATCCAGGTGGCGGTCTACTTCAAGAAAACCGCGGACGGACAGTGGGATGTCTACGCCACGGCCAAGCACACCGATGGCTCGGTCGTTGACCTGGGCACCGGGGCCACGGCCGCATCGCCCTACACTGCTCTCGGTACCGGCCTGG
This genomic window from Laribacter hongkongensis DSM 14985 contains:
- the gmk gene encoding guanylate kinase — encoded protein: MQVQGGNIFIVTAPSGAGKTTLVAALLAADRQVQLSVSYTTRPPREGEVHGRHYHFIDRATFEAMIGRGEFLEHADVYGNYYGTSETWIREQLSTGRDILLEIDWQGAEQVRKTFPEAIGVFILPPSVEVLEHRLRSRGKDDEATIQKRMASARGEIDHVSNFDYVVINEVLDEAVRDLVSIVRAERLRTLRQQTRHARRIAAMQSQG
- a CDS encoding NCS2 family permease, with the protein product MAFLESFFKLKEHGTSVKTEVLAGFTTFLTMAYIIFVNPAILSQTGMDFNAVFVATCVAAAIGTMVMGLVANYPIALAPGMGLNAYFTFAVVKGMGVPWETALGAVFISGVIFVIITSLKIREQIVNAIPHSLKLAISAGVGLFLAIIGLKGAGVITGSEATMVTLGNVAAPTTLLAVFGFFVIVALEYRKVTGAIIIGVLLVTLLSVLLGMTEFKGVFAAPPSIEPTFMKMDIASAINAGLIGVIFIFFFIDLFDTTGTLIGVSHRAGLLDKDGKLPRLKRALFADSTAIMAGGVLGTSSVTAYVESAAGTSVGGRTGLTAVVVALLFLAALFLSPLAGTVPAYATAPALCYVAVLMTRGLAEIDWDDLTESAPAVITAVGMPFTYSIADGIAFGFISYAVIKVLAGRFRDLSPMVLVIAALFAVKFAFFH
- the fliW gene encoding flagellar assembly protein FliW, whose protein sequence is MHFESSLLGTIEFDDRSALTFVADLAGLEGCRRFQLCHDAGVEPNAPRVWWLQSLDQPDLTFSVTDPANLGVRYVLELSDEQAAALQLQRAEDAVVLVMVYKDVLAAAHPALAPLKANLVAPLVINPVARTALQLTGLKADVCFSNRS
- a CDS encoding ferritin-like domain-containing protein: MNDCLYTALETALRETDPAAKCRQVQALAAASRTGRLRVRTDAPPAVPLPAPGAPSSPRLIDPRDVPRRRTSSREGRIALLHAIAHIEFNAINLALDAAWRFRRLPDAFRADWIRVAEEEARHYQLVVARLADYGCAYGDLDAHAGLWEMAVKTAHDPLVRMALVPRLMEARGLDVNPGIQQKFAAAGDTASVAALEVILAEEVGHVAIGNHWFGVLCRQRGLEPLATFVDLLAEYAIPAPRPPFNLAGRQAAGFTPAEIDWLTRGVPA
- the trhP gene encoding prephenate-dependent tRNA uridine(34) hydroxylase TrhP — its product is MRTPELLLPAGTLAKMRAAYDFGADAVYAGQPRYSLRARNNDFRLDELKTGIDEAHARGKLFYVASNLLPHNSKVKTYMADMEPVIAMKPDALIMADPGLIMMVRERWPDVPVHLSVQANTVNYMGVKFWQKLGVSRIILSRELSLDEIAEIRQECPDIELEVFVHGALCIAYSGRCLLSGYFNHRDPNQGTCTNACRWDYKVQDTCTDDAGDVVPQPIRLDLNAALEDANQRFAACGGAERHPLADRTYLIEEASRPGELMPVMEDEHGTYIMNSKDLRAIELVEKLVRIGVDSLKIEGRTKSLYYVARTAQAYRQAIDDAVAGRPFDWSLLSQLDSLANRGYTPGFLERHQTQDYQNYLHGHSKATQSQYVGDVIGIHADGRAVIEVKNRFAVGDRLELLLPAGNRTLTLAALADTEGRPVEVAPGNGHRVLADLGAGVDGALISRLF
- the cadR gene encoding Cd(II)/Pb(II)-responsive transcriptional regulator yields the protein MKIGELAQAAQCTPETVRYYEKAGLLPPPSRSDGNYRVYGPAHLERLVFVRHCRALDMTHEEIRELLELRDVPDADCAQVNVLLDAHIEHVERRIRDLNTLREQLASLRHQCQIASATRDCGILQALAHEPLPEPRPAACDGHGLGVHD